Proteins from a single region of Streptomyces sp. HUAS 15-9:
- the trpM gene encoding tryptophan biosynthesis modulator TrpM, whose product MTPPTPATATDRYARLARGCRPRGCRAPARRVHGRRVRYVIGDEPGQVNGMRWQRPT is encoded by the coding sequence ATGACACCTCCGACTCCCGCGACCGCCACGGATCGGTACGCCCGCCTGGCGCGCGGCTGCCGTCCCCGAGGCTGCCGCGCGCCCGCGAGAAGGGTGCACGGCCGCAGGGTGCGGTACGTGATCGGAGATGAACCCGGGCAGGTCAACGGCATGCGATGGCAGCGGCCGACCTGA
- the trpC gene encoding indole-3-glycerol phosphate synthase TrpC — MSVLDEIIDGVRADLAERQARVSLDELKERAAKAPAAKDGVAALRGEGVKVICEVKRSSPSKGALAAIADPAGLAADYEAGGAAVISVLTEQRRFGGSLADLEAVRARVDIPVLRKDFIVTSYQLWEARAYGADLALLIVAALDQPALESLIERAVSIGLTPLVEVHDEDEVERAVDAGAKVIGVNARNLKTLEVDRGTFERVAPEIPDGIVKVAESGVRGPHDLIAYANAGADAVLVGESLVTGRDPKAAVADLVAAGEHPALRHGRG, encoded by the coding sequence GTGAGTGTGCTCGACGAGATCATCGACGGAGTCCGTGCCGACCTCGCGGAGCGGCAGGCGCGCGTCAGCCTCGACGAGCTCAAGGAGCGCGCGGCGAAGGCGCCCGCGGCCAAGGACGGCGTCGCCGCGCTGCGCGGCGAAGGCGTCAAGGTGATCTGCGAGGTCAAGCGCTCCAGCCCGTCCAAGGGCGCGCTGGCCGCGATCGCCGATCCGGCCGGGCTCGCCGCGGACTACGAGGCAGGCGGTGCGGCCGTCATCTCGGTCCTGACCGAGCAGCGCCGCTTCGGCGGCTCGCTGGCAGACCTGGAGGCCGTCCGCGCCCGCGTGGACATCCCGGTCCTGCGCAAGGACTTCATCGTCACGTCGTACCAGCTGTGGGAGGCCCGCGCGTACGGTGCCGACCTCGCGCTGCTGATCGTCGCGGCCCTCGACCAGCCGGCCCTCGAGTCGCTGATCGAGCGTGCCGTCTCCATCGGCCTCACCCCCCTCGTCGAGGTGCACGACGAGGACGAGGTCGAACGCGCGGTGGACGCGGGCGCCAAGGTGATCGGCGTCAACGCCCGCAACCTGAAGACGCTGGAGGTCGACCGCGGCACCTTCGAGCGGGTCGCGCCGGAGATCCCGGACGGCATCGTCAAGGTCGCCGAGTCCGGTGTCCGCGGCCCGCACGACCTGATCGCCTACGCCAACGCGGGCGCCGACGCGGTGCTGGTCGGCGAGTCCCTCGTCACCGGGCGCGACCCGAAGGCGGCGGTGGCCGACCTGGTCGCCGCGGGCGAACACCCCGCACTGCGGCACGGCCGGGGCTGA